In one Halorubrum sp. CBA1229 genomic region, the following are encoded:
- a CDS encoding AarF/ABC1/UbiB kinase family protein — protein sequence MITLVNLRAYWRFFVVIRRFSPLIVAYWRDRKRFLLFGGGRDVDAETQRERAAVLLDILLTLGPTFIKLGQILSTRPDILPPAYIDVLEGLQDDVPPAPWEESKVVLEDEFGPVDETFDDFDRDPISGASLGQVYTARYEGNDVAVKVRRPGIESLVEADLRTIRWSIPIVRRFIGSGRAFSLENLADEFAKTIREEMDYKREREMLEEIRGNFEGNDRIRIPTAYEEVSGPRVLTMQYIPGVKINRIDELDEAGFDRNAIAETLQEVYLQMIIDDGVFHADPHPGNLAVDDDGAVIFYDFGMSGRVDPFIQEKIVEFYVAVARQDIDSILDTLIDMGTLSPEADREVMGNVMELAIADASGEDIEQYQVNQIIEQVESTIYEFPLRLPPNLALVLRVATVVEGVCVTLDPEFDFISTATEYLRDEGYYEQTARDLAEDAGRQVQRTTEALFTVPPKADDFLERANRGDLHVDVTIEDDSNVLDKLAMRIAYSVLLAVGVLSATILYSFADAWRLAGIVLLLAVPLAIALYRSFRKKRGLRTTPQFTRQGMKQRRED from the coding sequence GTGATCACGCTGGTCAACCTTCGCGCCTACTGGCGGTTCTTCGTGGTTATCCGGCGGTTCTCGCCGCTGATCGTCGCCTACTGGCGGGACCGGAAGCGCTTCCTCCTCTTCGGCGGCGGCCGCGACGTCGACGCGGAGACCCAGCGCGAGCGCGCCGCGGTCCTCCTCGATATCCTGCTCACCCTCGGTCCGACGTTCATCAAGCTCGGGCAGATCCTCTCGACCCGGCCGGACATCCTCCCCCCGGCGTACATCGACGTGTTAGAGGGGCTCCAAGACGACGTGCCGCCGGCCCCGTGGGAGGAGTCGAAGGTCGTCCTCGAAGACGAGTTCGGCCCCGTCGACGAGACGTTCGACGACTTCGACCGCGACCCGATAAGCGGCGCGAGCCTCGGGCAGGTGTACACCGCCCGCTACGAGGGGAACGACGTCGCCGTGAAGGTCCGCCGACCGGGGATCGAGTCGCTCGTCGAGGCCGACCTCCGGACGATCCGCTGGTCGATCCCCATCGTCAGGCGGTTCATCGGCAGCGGCCGGGCGTTCTCGCTGGAGAATCTCGCCGACGAGTTCGCGAAGACGATCCGCGAGGAGATGGACTACAAGCGCGAGCGCGAGATGCTCGAGGAGATCCGCGGCAACTTCGAGGGCAACGACCGGATCCGGATCCCGACCGCCTACGAGGAGGTGTCCGGTCCCCGCGTGCTCACGATGCAGTACATCCCGGGAGTGAAGATCAACCGGATCGACGAGCTCGACGAGGCTGGGTTCGACCGCAACGCTATCGCCGAGACGCTCCAAGAGGTGTACCTCCAGATGATCATCGACGACGGCGTGTTCCACGCCGACCCGCACCCCGGAAACCTCGCCGTCGACGACGACGGCGCCGTGATCTTCTACGATTTCGGGATGTCCGGGCGCGTGGACCCGTTCATTCAGGAGAAGATCGTCGAGTTCTACGTCGCCGTGGCCCGACAGGACATCGACAGCATCCTCGACACGCTGATCGACATGGGGACGCTCTCGCCGGAGGCCGACCGCGAGGTGATGGGCAACGTGATGGAACTCGCTATCGCCGACGCCAGCGGCGAGGATATCGAGCAGTACCAGGTGAACCAGATCATCGAGCAGGTGGAGTCGACCATCTACGAGTTCCCTCTTCGGCTCCCGCCGAACCTCGCGCTCGTGTTGCGCGTCGCGACCGTCGTCGAGGGGGTCTGCGTCACCCTCGACCCCGAGTTCGACTTCATCTCGACGGCGACGGAGTACCTGAGAGACGAGGGGTACTACGAGCAGACCGCCCGCGACCTCGCCGAGGACGCCGGCCGCCAGGTCCAGCGCACCACGGAGGCGCTGTTCACGGTCCCGCCGAAGGCCGACGACTTCCTCGAACGGGCGAACCGCGGCGACCTCCACGTCGATGTCACGATCGAGGACGACTCGAACGTCCTCGACAAGCTCGCGATGCGGATCGCCTACTCGGTGCTGCTCGCGGTGGGCGTCCTCTCCGCGACGATCCTCTACTCGTTCGCCGACGCGTGGCGGCTCGCGGGGATCGTCCTCCTCTTGGCGGTCCCGCTCGCGATCGCGCTCTACCGTTCGTTCCGGAAGAAGCGCGGCCTCCGGACCACGCCTCAGTTCACCAGACAGGGGATGAAACAGCGGCGCGAGGACTAG
- a CDS encoding site-2 protease family protein yields MSEHEDGEPSAGSDAPRPEPLRTFFRVDEIRREDGRIRYVGESYVPERTLLRKLVPPFRDAGYDVDLEADGDGHVVVATPFSQGREGVPWLNVALFAATVCTTLFVGAYGWYYVGWEEIAANPLTMLRAWPFTAAVLGVLMTHELGHYAAGRYHGVSVSLPYVIPFVFPFGTLGAVIRMRGRMPSRKVLFDIGAAGPIAGLVATVVVTVIGLSLDPIRVPAELANASGTMIRFNNPPLLDIIAGLIGQPTGYEDPRLTAHPVVIGGWVGMFFTLLNLLPVGQLDGGHIVRAMVGPRQETIAALVPGALFSIAAYLYFWRGLGIDESVGLWGFWGVFALVIAFNGPANPADEEWIGWPRLAVGLATFALGALCFLLVPIQVISG; encoded by the coding sequence ATGTCAGAACACGAGGACGGGGAGCCGTCGGCGGGGTCCGACGCCCCGCGTCCGGAGCCGCTGCGGACGTTCTTCCGAGTGGACGAGATCCGTCGGGAGGACGGGCGCATCCGGTACGTCGGCGAGTCGTACGTCCCGGAGCGCACCCTGCTTCGGAAGCTGGTCCCGCCGTTCCGGGACGCCGGCTACGACGTCGACCTCGAGGCCGACGGCGACGGTCACGTCGTCGTCGCGACCCCCTTCAGTCAGGGACGCGAGGGGGTCCCGTGGCTCAACGTCGCCCTGTTCGCGGCGACGGTGTGTACCACCCTGTTCGTCGGCGCGTACGGGTGGTACTACGTCGGCTGGGAGGAGATCGCCGCGAACCCGTTGACGATGCTGCGGGCGTGGCCGTTCACCGCGGCCGTGCTCGGCGTCCTGATGACCCACGAGCTCGGGCACTACGCCGCCGGCCGGTACCACGGGGTCAGCGTCTCGCTCCCGTACGTCATCCCGTTCGTCTTCCCGTTCGGCACGCTCGGGGCGGTGATCCGGATGCGCGGGCGGATGCCCTCCCGGAAGGTGCTGTTCGATATCGGCGCCGCCGGGCCGATCGCGGGGCTCGTCGCGACCGTGGTCGTCACCGTCATCGGCCTCTCGCTCGACCCGATCCGCGTCCCGGCGGAGCTCGCGAACGCCTCGGGGACGATGATCCGCTTCAACAACCCGCCGCTGCTGGACATCATCGCCGGCCTCATCGGCCAGCCGACCGGGTACGAGGACCCGCGCCTCACGGCGCACCCGGTGGTGATCGGCGGCTGGGTCGGGATGTTCTTCACCCTTCTGAACCTCCTGCCCGTCGGCCAGCTCGACGGCGGCCACATCGTCCGCGCGATGGTCGGCCCGCGACAGGAGACGATCGCGGCGCTCGTCCCCGGCGCGCTCTTCTCGATCGCCGCGTACCTCTACTTCTGGCGCGGCCTCGGGATCGACGAGTCGGTCGGGCTGTGGGGGTTCTGGGGCGTGTTCGCGCTCGTGATCGCCTTCAACGGCCCGGCGAACCCGGCGGACGAGGAGTGGATCGGCTGGCCGCGGCTCGCCGTCGGCCTCGCGACGTTCGCGCTCGGGGCGCTCTGCTTCCTCCTCGTCCCGATTCAGGTCATCTCCGGCTGA
- a CDS encoding molybdopterin synthase, translated as MQPISIVGPGAPDLAAALADRLDGRIAVVNRASDDLGEAHASDEATDGGVAVEAPADRTDADTAVSLGADGEWTGRGSVDGLDAFLDGLAPDHDYLVAVGDSRLRVPTVLLGTDADREDVPGTVIAAADAPADVDLDRLVADLDAAEPWITREALVRRVEASANADRAGAIATFTGRVRARDAPDDDRTTHLAFEKYEGVAAERMDAVAAELTERDGVFDVRMHHRTGVIEAGEDIVFVVVLAGHRREAFRTVEDGIDRLKDEVPIFKKEATEAEEFWVHRRE; from the coding sequence ATGCAACCGATATCGATCGTGGGCCCCGGCGCGCCGGACCTGGCGGCGGCGCTCGCCGACCGGCTCGACGGGCGAATCGCCGTCGTGAACCGCGCGAGCGACGATCTCGGCGAGGCGCACGCGAGCGACGAGGCCACCGACGGCGGCGTCGCAGTCGAGGCGCCGGCTGACCGCACCGACGCCGACACCGCGGTGAGCCTCGGAGCGGACGGCGAGTGGACCGGCCGCGGGAGCGTCGACGGCCTCGACGCGTTCCTCGACGGGCTCGCGCCCGACCACGACTACCTCGTCGCCGTCGGCGACTCCCGGCTGCGCGTGCCGACGGTCCTGCTCGGGACGGACGCGGACCGGGAGGACGTGCCCGGAACGGTGATCGCGGCGGCGGACGCGCCTGCGGACGTCGACCTCGACCGGCTCGTCGCCGACCTCGATGCCGCCGAGCCCTGGATCACGCGCGAGGCTCTCGTGCGACGCGTCGAGGCGTCGGCGAACGCGGACCGCGCGGGCGCGATCGCGACGTTCACCGGGCGGGTCCGGGCGCGCGACGCGCCGGACGACGACCGCACCACCCACCTGGCCTTCGAGAAGTACGAGGGCGTCGCCGCGGAGCGCATGGACGCCGTCGCGGCCGAGCTGACCGAGCGCGACGGCGTGTTCGACGTCCGGATGCACCACCGGACGGGCGTGATCGAGGCGGGCGAGGACATCGTCTTCGTCGTCGTCCTAGCGGGGCACCGACGGGAGGCGTTCCGGACCGTCGAGGACGGGATCGACCGGCTGAAAGACGAGGTGCCGATCTTCAAGAAGGAGGCCACCGAGGCGGAGGAGTTCTGGGTCCACCGGCGCGAGTAA